A genomic window from Sorex araneus isolate mSorAra2 chromosome 2, mSorAra2.pri, whole genome shotgun sequence includes:
- the TRA2B gene encoding transformer-2 protein homolog beta isoform X2, whose amino-acid sequence MSDSGEQNYGERESRSASRSGSAHGSGKSARHTPARSRSKEDSRRSRSKSRSRSESRSRSRRSSRRHYTRSRSRSRSHRRSRSRSYSRDYRRRHSHSHSPMSTRRRHVGNRANPDPNCCLGVFGLSLYTTERDLREVFSKYGPIADVSIVYDQQSRRSRGFAFVYFENVDDAKEAKERANGMELDGRRIRVDFSITKRPHTPTPGIYMGRPTYGSSRRRDYYDRGYDRGYDDRDYYSRSYRGGGGGGGGWRAAQDRDQIYRRSPSPYYSRGGYRSRSRSRSYSPRRY is encoded by the exons GAATCCCGTTCTGCTTCCAGAAGTGGAAGTGCTCATGGATCTGGGAAATCTGCAAGGCATACCCCTGCAAGGTCTCGCTCCAAGGAAGATTCCAGGCGTTCCAGAtcaaagtccaggtccagatctGAATCTAG GTCTAGGTCCAGAAGAAGTTCTCGAAGGCATTACACAAGATCAAGATCTCGGTCCCGTTCTCATAGACGATCTCGTAGCAGGTCATATAGTCGAGATTATCGAAGAAGACACAGCCACAGTCATTCTCCCATGTCTACTCGCAGGCGTCATGTTGGGAATCGG gCAAATCCTGATCCTAACTGCTGTCTCGGAGTATTTGGATTGAGTTTATACACTACAGAAAGAGATCTAAGAGAAGTGTTCTCCAAATATGGCCCCATTGCTGATGTGTCAATTGTATATGACCAGCAATCTAGACGTTCCAGAGGATTTGCTTTTGTGTATTTCGAAAATGTAGATGATGCTAAAGAA GCAAAAGAACGTGCCAATGGAATGGAACTTGATGGACGTAGGATTAGAGTTGATTTCTCTATAACAAAAAGACCACATACACCAACCCCAGGGATTTACATGGGAAGACCTACCTA TGGCAGCTCACGCCGTCGAGATTACTACGACAGAGGATACGATCGAGGTTATGATGATCGGGACTATTACAGCAGATCATACAG aggtggaggaggaggaggaggaggatggagagCTGCTCAAGATAGGGATCAGATCTACAG ACGGTCACCTTCTCCTTACTACAGTCGGGGAGGGTACAGATCACGTTCCAGATCTCGATCATACTCACCTC GTCGCTATTAA
- the TRA2B gene encoding transformer-2 protein homolog beta isoform X1: MSDSGEQNYGERESRSASRSGSAHGSGKSARHTPARSRSKEDSRRSRSKSRSRSESRSRSRRSSRRHYTRSRSRSRSHRRSRSRSYSRDYRRRHSHSHSPMSTRRRHVGNRANPDPNCCLGVFGLSLYTTERDLREVFSKYGPIADVSIVYDQQSRRSRGFAFVYFENVDDAKEAKERANGMELDGRRIRVDFSITKRPHTPTPGIYMGRPTYGSSRRRDYYDRGYDRGYDDRDYYSRSYRGGGGGGGGWRAAQDRDQIYRRRSPSPYYSRGGYRSRSRSRSYSPRRY, translated from the exons GAATCCCGTTCTGCTTCCAGAAGTGGAAGTGCTCATGGATCTGGGAAATCTGCAAGGCATACCCCTGCAAGGTCTCGCTCCAAGGAAGATTCCAGGCGTTCCAGAtcaaagtccaggtccagatctGAATCTAG GTCTAGGTCCAGAAGAAGTTCTCGAAGGCATTACACAAGATCAAGATCTCGGTCCCGTTCTCATAGACGATCTCGTAGCAGGTCATATAGTCGAGATTATCGAAGAAGACACAGCCACAGTCATTCTCCCATGTCTACTCGCAGGCGTCATGTTGGGAATCGG gCAAATCCTGATCCTAACTGCTGTCTCGGAGTATTTGGATTGAGTTTATACACTACAGAAAGAGATCTAAGAGAAGTGTTCTCCAAATATGGCCCCATTGCTGATGTGTCAATTGTATATGACCAGCAATCTAGACGTTCCAGAGGATTTGCTTTTGTGTATTTCGAAAATGTAGATGATGCTAAAGAA GCAAAAGAACGTGCCAATGGAATGGAACTTGATGGACGTAGGATTAGAGTTGATTTCTCTATAACAAAAAGACCACATACACCAACCCCAGGGATTTACATGGGAAGACCTACCTA TGGCAGCTCACGCCGTCGAGATTACTACGACAGAGGATACGATCGAGGTTATGATGATCGGGACTATTACAGCAGATCATACAG aggtggaggaggaggaggaggaggatggagagCTGCTCAAGATAGGGATCAGATCTACAG AAGACGGTCACCTTCTCCTTACTACAGTCGGGGAGGGTACAGATCACGTTCCAGATCTCGATCATACTCACCTC GTCGCTATTAA